The following proteins are encoded in a genomic region of Prosthecobacter sp. SYSU 5D2:
- a CDS encoding SRPBCC family protein, translating into MFSKILIGLAVILAILAIVITMQPEDFKVTRSATMAAPPVVVFEQVNDLRKWEAWSPWANLDPNATESFEGPPAGQGAIMKWSGNNEVGEGRQTITESRPGELVRMKLEFIRPFEGVSDVDFTFKPEGTGTLVTWTMSGKNNFMGKAMSLVMDCDKMCGDFFVQGLASMKAIVETAPRA; encoded by the coding sequence ATGTTCTCTAAAATCCTCATCGGTCTCGCCGTCATCCTGGCCATCCTCGCCATCGTCATCACCATGCAGCCGGAGGACTTTAAAGTCACCCGTTCTGCCACCATGGCGGCTCCGCCTGTGGTCGTCTTTGAGCAGGTGAACGACCTGCGCAAATGGGAAGCCTGGTCCCCCTGGGCCAACCTCGACCCCAATGCTACCGAATCATTTGAAGGCCCGCCTGCAGGCCAAGGCGCTATCATGAAATGGTCCGGCAACAATGAAGTCGGCGAAGGCCGCCAGACCATCACTGAAAGCCGCCCTGGCGAGCTCGTCCGCATGAAGCTGGAGTTCATCCGCCCCTTCGAGGGCGTCAGCGATGTGGACTTCACCTTCAAGCCCGAAGGCACCGGCACCCTCGTCACCTGGACCATGAGCGGCAAAAACAACTTCATGGGCAAGGCCATGAGCCTCGTCATGGACTGCGACAAAATGTGCGGAGACTTCTTCGTCCAGGGCCTCGCCAGCATGAAGGCCATCGTCGAGACCGCCCCGAGAGCCTGA